A genomic segment from Synchiropus splendidus isolate RoL2022-P1 chromosome 18, RoL_Sspl_1.0, whole genome shotgun sequence encodes:
- the LOC128749235 gene encoding synaptotagmin-2-like isoform X2 — MTKWNLLKHQTTPMVAAKPTGASALTVTPAPVALVSADNSTEPVNKNDAFDEIKNKFLNEIDKIPLPSWAIIAIAVVAALLILTCCFCIIKKCCCKKKKNKKGKKGKGDMGMKNLKGGEDDDDEEDDVEPGLTGDEKEEEVKEKEKLGKLQYSIDYDFQENKLTVGILQAADLLSMDSGGTSDPYVKVFVLPDKKKKFDTKVHKKTLNPVFNETFTFKIPFQEMGGKTLVMSVYDFDRFSKHDVIGEIKIPMNTLDLAKPIEEWRDLDSADQEEPEKLGDICISLRYVPTAGKLTICILEAKNLKKMDVGGLSDPYVKINLLQNGKRLKKKKTTVKKNTLNPYYNESFSFEIPLEQMQKIQAVITVLDYDKIGKNDAIGKIWVGSKATGAGLKHWSDMLANPRRPIAQWHPLQPEEEVDGALAALAAKK, encoded by the exons ATGACTAAGTGGAACTTGCTCAAGCACCAGACAACACCCATGGTCGCTGCAAAGCCAACAGGGGCCAGTGCCTTGACTGTGACTCCGGCCCCCGTGGCGCTGGTCTCCGCCGACAACTCCACCGAGCCGGTCAACAAGAACGATGCCTTCGACGAGATCAAGAACAAGTTTCTGAACGAAATCGACAAAATCCCAC TGCCGTCGTGGGCCATCATTGCCATTGCCGTGGTCGCCGCGCTACTCATCCTCACATGCTGCTTCTGCATCATCAAGAAGTGCTGctgcaagaagaagaagaacaagaagggGAAGAAGGGGAAGGGTGACATGGGAATGAAGAATCTGAAGGGAGGAGAG GATGACGATGACGAAGAAGACGACGTGGAGCCCGGACTGACGGGAGacgagaaggaggaggaggtgaaggagaaagagaagctgGGGAAGCTGCAGTACTCCATCGACTATGACTTCCAAGAGAACAAG CTGACTGTGGGGATCTTGCAAGCGGCAGATCTGCTCTCCATGGACAGCGGCGGCACCTCGGACCCCTACGTCAAAGTCTTCGTCCTCccggacaagaagaagaagttcgACACCAAAGTCCACAAGAAGACCCTCAACCCCGTCTTCAACGAGACGTTTACCTTCAAG ATTCCATTCCAAGAGATGGGCGGGAAGACGCTGGTGATGTCCGTGTACGACTTCGATCGCTTCTCCAAACACGACGTCATCGGGGAGATTAAAATCCCCATGAACACCCTGGACCTGGCCAAGCCCATAGAGGAGTGGAGGGACCTGGACAGCGCCGACCAAGAGGAG CCAGAGAAGCTGGGAGACATTTGCATCTCCCTGCGTTACGTCCCCACCGCCGGCAAACTCACCATCTGCATTCTGGAGGCCAAGAACCTGAAGAAGATGGATGTGGGCGGACTGTCAG ATCCCTACGTGAAGATCAACCTGCTGCAGAACGGAaagaggctgaagaagaagaagacgacggTGAAGAAGAACACGCTGAATCCTTACTATAATGAGTCATTCAGCTTTGAGATTCCTCTGGAGCAAATGCAG AAAATCCAAGCTGTGATCACGGTGCTGGATTACGACAAGATCGGCAAGAACGACGCCATCGGGAAGATCTGGGTGGGAAGCAAGGCGACGGGGGCGGGGCTGAAACACTGGTCCGACATGCTGGCCAACCCTCGCCGCCCCATCGCCCAGTGGCATCCACTGCAGCccgaggaggaggtggacggCGCCCTGGCAGCACTCGCCGCCAAGAAATAA
- the LOC128749235 gene encoding synaptotagmin-2-like isoform X1 produces the protein MTKWNLLKHQTTPMVAAKPTGASALTVTPAPVALVSADNSTEPVNKNDAFDEIKNKFLNEIDKIPLPSWAIIAIAVVAALLILTCCFCIIKKCCCKKKKNKKGKKGKGDMGMKNLKGGEKQQDDDDEEDDVEPGLTGDEKEEEVKEKEKLGKLQYSIDYDFQENKLTVGILQAADLLSMDSGGTSDPYVKVFVLPDKKKKFDTKVHKKTLNPVFNETFTFKIPFQEMGGKTLVMSVYDFDRFSKHDVIGEIKIPMNTLDLAKPIEEWRDLDSADQEEPEKLGDICISLRYVPTAGKLTICILEAKNLKKMDVGGLSDPYVKINLLQNGKRLKKKKTTVKKNTLNPYYNESFSFEIPLEQMQKIQAVITVLDYDKIGKNDAIGKIWVGSKATGAGLKHWSDMLANPRRPIAQWHPLQPEEEVDGALAALAAKK, from the exons ATGACTAAGTGGAACTTGCTCAAGCACCAGACAACACCCATGGTCGCTGCAAAGCCAACAGGGGCCAGTGCCTTGACTGTGACTCCGGCCCCCGTGGCGCTGGTCTCCGCCGACAACTCCACCGAGCCGGTCAACAAGAACGATGCCTTCGACGAGATCAAGAACAAGTTTCTGAACGAAATCGACAAAATCCCAC TGCCGTCGTGGGCCATCATTGCCATTGCCGTGGTCGCCGCGCTACTCATCCTCACATGCTGCTTCTGCATCATCAAGAAGTGCTGctgcaagaagaagaagaacaagaagggGAAGAAGGGGAAGGGTGACATGGGAATGAAGAATCTGAAGGGAGGAGAG AAACAACAGGATGACGATGACGAAGAAGACGACGTGGAGCCCGGACTGACGGGAGacgagaaggaggaggaggtgaaggagaaagagaagctgGGGAAGCTGCAGTACTCCATCGACTATGACTTCCAAGAGAACAAG CTGACTGTGGGGATCTTGCAAGCGGCAGATCTGCTCTCCATGGACAGCGGCGGCACCTCGGACCCCTACGTCAAAGTCTTCGTCCTCccggacaagaagaagaagttcgACACCAAAGTCCACAAGAAGACCCTCAACCCCGTCTTCAACGAGACGTTTACCTTCAAG ATTCCATTCCAAGAGATGGGCGGGAAGACGCTGGTGATGTCCGTGTACGACTTCGATCGCTTCTCCAAACACGACGTCATCGGGGAGATTAAAATCCCCATGAACACCCTGGACCTGGCCAAGCCCATAGAGGAGTGGAGGGACCTGGACAGCGCCGACCAAGAGGAG CCAGAGAAGCTGGGAGACATTTGCATCTCCCTGCGTTACGTCCCCACCGCCGGCAAACTCACCATCTGCATTCTGGAGGCCAAGAACCTGAAGAAGATGGATGTGGGCGGACTGTCAG ATCCCTACGTGAAGATCAACCTGCTGCAGAACGGAaagaggctgaagaagaagaagacgacggTGAAGAAGAACACGCTGAATCCTTACTATAATGAGTCATTCAGCTTTGAGATTCCTCTGGAGCAAATGCAG AAAATCCAAGCTGTGATCACGGTGCTGGATTACGACAAGATCGGCAAGAACGACGCCATCGGGAAGATCTGGGTGGGAAGCAAGGCGACGGGGGCGGGGCTGAAACACTGGTCCGACATGCTGGCCAACCCTCGCCGCCCCATCGCCCAGTGGCATCCACTGCAGCccgaggaggaggtggacggCGCCCTGGCAGCACTCGCCGCCAAGAAATAA